Proteins encoded in a region of the Raphanus sativus cultivar WK10039 chromosome 8, ASM80110v3, whole genome shotgun sequence genome:
- the LOC108822461 gene encoding CASP-like protein 2A1, whose translation MDKSDDHHKTSNGVSGGAATEKWEDGSTGIRTAETMLRLAPVGLCLAALVIMLKDSQDNEFGSVSYSNLSAFRYLVHANGICAGYSLLSAAISAMPGSSSTMPRVWTFFCLDQILTYVVLAAGAVSTEVLYLAYKGDDAITWSDACSSFGSFCHRATASVIITFVVVCLYVVLSLISSYKLFTRFDPPAIVDSNKSVEVADFGN comes from the exons ATGGACAAGAGCGATGATCATCACAAGACTAGCAACGGCGTTTCCGGTGGTGCTGCGACGGAGAAATGGGAGGATGGTAGTACGGGAATCCGAACCGCCGAGACAATGCTCCGGTTAGCTCCGGTGGGTCTTTGCCTTGCGGCGCTTGTTATCATGCTTAAAGACTCTCAGGATAATGAGTTCGGCTCAGTTTCTTACTCCAACCTCTCTGCTTTCAG GTACTTGGTGCACGCAAATGGAATATGTGCAGGCTACTCTCTTCTCTCAGCAGCCATTTCTGCCATGCCTGGTTCTTCTTCCACAATGCCTCGTGTTTGGACCTTCTTCTGTCTCGACCAG ATTCTGACCTACGTGGTTCTTGCTGCTGGAGCTGTGTCTACTGAAGTTCTGTACTTGGCCTACAAAGGAGACGATGCCATTACGTGGAGCGATGCGTGCAGTTCCTTTGGCAGTTTCTGCCATAGAGCCACTGCTTCTGTCATAATCACGTTCGTCGTGGTTTGCTTATATGTGGTTCTCTCTCTAATCTCCTCTTACAAGCTCTTTACTCGCTTTGATCCTCCAGCAATCGTTGACTCCAACAAAAGCGTCGAAGTTGCAGACTTCGGAAATTAA
- the LOC108818782 gene encoding ATPase 10, plasma membrane-type, which produces MAEDLDKPLLDPDTFNREGIDLGLLPLEEIFEHLRTSPGGLLSGDAEERLKIFGLNRLEEKQENKFLKFLGFMWNPLSWVMEAAALIAIALANSERQGPDWEDFVGIVCLLLINATISFFEENNAGNAAAALMARLALKTRVLRDGQWQEQEASILVPGDIISIKLGDIIPADARLLDGDPLKIDQSVLTGESLPVTKKKGEKVFSGSTCKQGEIEAVVIATGSSTFFGKTACLVDSTDVTGHLQQVLTSIGNFCICSIAVGMVLEIIVMFPIQHRSYRVGINNLLVLLIGGIPIAMPTVLSVTLAIGSHRLSQQGAITKRMTAIEEMAGMDVLCCDKTGTLTLNSLSVDRNLIEVFADYMDKDTVLLLAGRASRLENQDAIDTAIISMLADPREARANIKEVHFLPFNPVNKRTAITYIDSDGKWYRATKGAPEQVLSLCQDNNVIAQRVYAIINRFAEKGLRSLAVAYQEVPERSSNSPGGPWKFCGLLPLFDPPRHDSGETILRALNLGVCVKMITGDQLAIAKETGRRLGMGTNMYPSSSLLGHRNDEHEAIPVDELIEMADGFAGVFPEHKYEIVKILQEKQHVVGMTGDGVNDAPALKKADIGIAVADATDAARSSADIVLTEPGLSVIISAVLTSRAIFQRMKNYTVYAVSITIRIVLGFTLLALIWEYEFPPFMVLIIAILNDGTIMTISKDRVRPSPTPESWKLNQIFATGIVIGTYLAMVTVLFYWLIVSTTFFEKHFHVKSICTNSEQVSSAVYLQVSIISQALIFVTRSRIWSFLERPGTLLVFAFLVAQLTATLIAVYAKISFANITGIGWGWAGVIWLYSLIFYVPLDVIKFVFYYALSGDAWNLVIDRKTAFTYKKDEGTANVSITQRSHSAEELSGSGCRPSWIAEQTRRRAEIARLIEGHSVSRHLESVIKLKQIDSKMIRAAHTV; this is translated from the exons ATGGCTGAGGATTTAGACAAGCCACTGCTGGATCCTGACACTTTCAACAGAGAAGGAATTGACTTG GGTCTACTGCCATTGGAGGAGATTTTTGAACACCTAAGAACTTCTCCTGGAGGTCTTTTATCTGGAGATGCTGAAGAAAGATTGAAGATATTTGGTCTTAACAGACTTGAAGAGAAACAG GAGAACAAGTTTCTGAAGTTCCTAGGATTTATGTGGAATCCTTTGTCATGGGTTATGGAGGCTGCAGCATTGATAGCCATCGCCCTTGCAAATAGTGAA AGACAGGGTCCTGACTGGGAAGACTTTGTTGGCATCGTTTGTCTTTTACTGATCAACGCAACAATCAGCTTCTTTGAAGAGAACAATGCTGGGAATGCTGCTGCTGCTCTTATGGCTCGCTTGGCTCTAAAAACAAGA GTTCTTAGAGATGGACAGTGGCAAGAGCAAGAAGCCTCTATTTTGGTACCTGGTGATATAATTAGTATAAAGCTTGGAGATATCATTCCTGCAGATGCTCGCCTTCTTGATGGAGACCCCTTGAAGATTGATCAG TCAGTGCTGACCGGGGAATCACTACCGGTGACCAAGAAGAAGGGTGAGAAAGTCTTCTCTGGCTCTACTTGTAAGCAAGGTGAAATAGAAGCTGTTGTGATAGCCACTGGTTCTAGCACTTTCTTTGGTAAAACAGCATGTTTGGTGGACAGCACAGATGTAACTGGACATCTTCAGCag GTTCTGACATCAATTGGGAACTTCTGCATCTGCTCCATAGCTGTTGGAATGGTTCTTGAAATCATTGTCATGTTCCCTATACAACACCGCTCCTACAGAGTTGGGATCAATAATCTTCTTGTACTGCTTATTGGAGGCATACCCATCGCCATGCCCACTGTACTCTCTGTCACACTTGCCATTGGCTCTCACCGACTTTCACAACAG GGTGCCATTACAAAAAGGATGACCGCAATAGAGGAAATGGCTGGGATGGATGTCCTCTGCTGCGACAAAACTGGAACACTTACCTTGAACAGTCTTTCCGTTGATAGAAATCTCATTGAG GTTTTTGCTGACTATATGGACAAGGACACAGTCTTGTTGCTTGCAGGACGAGCTTCACGGCTAGAGAATCAGGACGCTATAGATACAGCAATTATTAGCATGCTTGCTGATCCTAGAGAG GCTCGTGCAAACATTAAAGAAGTTCATTTCCTGCCGTTCAATCCTGTGAACAAACGTACTGCAATAACATATATTGATTCTGATGGGAAATGGTATCGCGCTACCAAAGGAGCTCCTGAACAA GTTCTAAGCTTGTGTCAAGATAACAATGTGATTGCGCAAAGAGTTTATGCCATTATCAATAGATTTGCAGAGAAAGGTTTGAGGTCTCTTGCGGTTGCTTATCAG GAAGTTCCAGAAAGAAGCAGTAATAGTCCTGGAGGACCATGGAAGTTCTGTGGGTTGTTACCACTGTTTGATCCACCAAGGCATGACAGTGGTGAAACCATCCTTAGAGCTCTTAACCTTGGAGTTTGTGTTAAGATGATCACCG GTGATCAGTTGGCGATAGCAAAGGAGACAGGAAGACGTCTTGGTATGGGAACCAATATGTAtccttcttcctctttgttAGGCCATAGAAACGATGAGCATGAAGCCATTCCAGTGGATGAGCTAATTGAAATGGCAGATGGGTTTGCTGGAGTGTTCCCTG AACATAAGTATGAGATTGTAAAGATCTTACAAGAAAAGCAGCATGTGGTTGGAATGACCGGAGATGGTGTGAATGATGCTCCTGCTCTCAAAAAAGCTGACATAGGAATAGCTGTGGCGGATGCAACAGATGCTGCAAGAAGTTCTGCTGATATAGTACTAACTGAGCCTGGCTTAAGTGTAATAATCAGTGCTGTGTTGACTAGCAGAGCCATTTTCCAGCGGATGAAGAACTATACA GTATATGCAGTCTCAATCACCATAAGAATAGTG CTTGGTTTTACACTTTTAGCATTGATATGGGAATATGAATTTCCACCCTTCATGGTTCTGATAATCGCAATACTCAATGATG GGACCATCATGACTATATCTAAAGATAGAGTTAGACCCTCTCCTACACCTGAAAGTTGGAAGCTCAACCAGATATTTGCGACAGGAATTGTCATTGGAACATACCTAGCAATGGTCACAGTCCTGTTCTACTGGCTCATTGTCTCTACCACCTTCTTTGAG AAACACTTCCATGTAAAATCAATCTGCACCAACAGTGAACAAGTCTCATCCGCTGTGTATCTCCAAGTGAGCATCATAAGCCAAGCACTCATATTCGTAACACGTAGCAGAATCTGGTCATTCCTAGAACGTCCCGGGACTCTCCTGGTCTTTGCTTTCCTTGTTGCTCAACTT ACAGCCACATTAATTGCAGTCTATGCCAAAATCAGCTTTGCTAACATCACCGGCATTGGATGGGGATGGGCAGGTGTTATATGGCTATACAGTCTGATATTTTACGTACCGCTAGATGTTATCAAGTTCGTCTTCTATTACGCATTGAGTGGAGATGCTTGGAACCTCGTAATAGACCGTAAG ACAGCTTTTACTTATAAGAAAGATGAAGGAACAGCCAATGTAAGCATCACTCAGAGAAGCCATTCAGCAGAAGAACTCAGTGGAAGTGGTTGTCGACCTTCTTGGATCGCTGAACAAACCAGAAGGCGTGCAGAAATTGCCAG GCTCATAGAGGGACACTCAGTGTCAAGGCATTTAGAATCAGTGATCAAGCTCAAACAAATTGACTCAAAGATGATCCGTGCAGCTCATACTGTCTAA
- the LOC108818783 gene encoding O-fucosyltransferase 5-like yields MDRDSSDDDADHRNLIPRNDIRDNNNLRRREDDLQSVTTTAMATNRTTGGGNNTPRSTFQIEETLSRSRNHRKNLVIVAAVSLTLLLLGVFFFLFTDTPRSSFKLDPLSVRAKESELRALYLLKQQQLALVSLLNRNSSNTIDESSLVIDNAISLSKEIEEVLLSPHRTGNSSSVSGLGTSDTSIYLCKKVDQSLSERRTIEWKPRPDKFLFAICLSGQMSNHLICLEKHMFFAALLDRVLVIPSPKFDYQYDRVIDIDRINTCLGRTVVVSFDQFKNKTARIDRFICYFSSPQPCYVDEEHVDKLKGLLGVTIGGGGKLESPWSEDIKKPSKRSSGEVVEKFKSEEGVIAIGDVFYADLERDWVMQPGGPINHKCKTLIEPSRLILLTAQRFIQTFLGKNFIALHLRRHGFLKFCNAKSPSCFYPIPQAADCISRIVERANAPVIYLSTDAAESETGLLQTLVVVDGKVVPLVKRPPRNSAEKWDSLLYRHGIEDDSQVDAMLDKTICAMSSVFIGASGSTFTEDILRLRKDWGTSSTCDEYLCRGEEPNFIAEDE; encoded by the exons aTGGACCGCGACTCGTCGGACGACGACGCGGACCACCGGAACTTAATCCCACGGAACGACATCAGAGACAACAACAATCTACGCCGCCGTGAAGACGATCTTCAGTCCGTGACCACCACCGCCATGGCCACTAACAGGACAACCGGCGGTGGCAACAATACTCCGAGATCGACCTTCCAGATCGAGGAAACCTTGTCCCGATCCCGGAACCATCGAAAAAACCTCGTCATCGTCGCCGCCGTATCTCTAACTCTTCTCCTCCTCGgcgttttcttcttcttattcactGATACTCCTCGTAGCAGCTTTAAGCTTGATCCACTCTCGGTTCGAGCCAAGGAATCTGAGCTACGCGCTCTGTATCTTCTAAAGCAGCAACAGCTCGCGCTCGTCTCCCTCTTGAACCGTAACTCCTCTAACACGATTGATGAATCTTCTCTAGTAATAGACAATGCTATTTCACTGAGTAAAGAGATCGAAGAGGTGCTTCTATCACCACACAGGACAGGAAACTCCTCCTCAGTCTCTGGTCTTGGTACTTCAGACACTAGTATTTACTTATGTAAGAAAGTAGATCAGAGCTTGTCGGAGAGGAGAACGATCGAGTGGAAACCGAGACCAGACAAGTTCCTTTTCGCGATCTGTCTCTCGGGACAGATGAGCAACCACTTGATCTGCTTAGAGAAACACATGTTCTTCGCCGCGTTGCTGGACCGAGTCCTCGTGATCCCGAGCCCTAAGTTTGATTACCAGTACGATAGAGTGATAGACATAGATCGGATCAACACTTGCTTGGGAAGAACCGTCGTCGTTTCTTTCGATCAGTTCAAGAACAAGACTGCTCGTATCGATAGGTTTATTTGTTACTTCTCGTCGCCGCAGCCTTGTTACGTGGACGAGGAGCATGTTGATAAGCTCAAGGGGTTGTTGGGGGTTACTATTGGTGGTGGTGGGAAGCTTGAGTCTCCTTGGAGCGAGGATATAAAGAAGCCGAGTAAGAGGAGTTCTGGAGAGGTGGTGGAGAAGTTTAAGTCTGAGGAGGGTGTGATTGCGATTGGGGATGTTTTCTATGCTGATTTGGAGAGGGATTGGGTGATGCAGCCTGGTGGACCTATTAACCACAAATGCAAGACGCTGATTGAACCGAGTAGGCTCATTCTGTTGACGGCGCAGCGGTTCATCCAGACGTTCTTGGGGAAGAATTTTATTGCTCTCCATCTCCGTAGACATGGCTTCCTCAAGTTCTG CAATGCGAAATCGCCAAGTTGCTTTTATCCGATACCACAAGCTGCAGACTGCATAAGTCGGATAGTGGAAAGAGCCAATGCTCCAGTGATCTACCTTTCAACAGATGCTGCTGAGAGTGAAACCGGTTTGCTTCAGACACTAGTAGTCGTTGATGGAAAAGTGGTTCCGCTTGTCAAACGTCCACCTCGCAACTCAGCGGAAAAGTGGGACTCGTTGTTGTATAGACATGGTATAGAGGATGACTCTCAG GTGGATGCTATGTTGGATAAGACGATATGTGCAATGTCGAGTGTCTTCATCGGAGCATCGGGTTCTACTTTTACAGAGGATATTTTGCGTCTAAGGAAAGACTGGGGAACTTCATCTACGTGCGATGAGTATCTCTGTCGAGGTGAAGAACCAAACTTCATAGCAGAagatgaataa
- the LOC108822460 gene encoding glutathione S-transferase U26, producing MADELVLLDFWPSMFGMRTKMALAEKGVSYEYIETDPWTKTPLLIEMNPIHKKIPVLIHKGKPICESLIQLEYIDEVWSDTYPILPSDPYQKAQARFWADFIDKKLYDPAWKIWGTKGEDQVAAKKELIEHFKTLETELGDKTYYGGEVFGFLDIALMGYYSWFKAMEKFGEFSFETEFPKLTEWTKRCLERESVVKALADSDKIIEYAYALRKKFGAE from the exons ATGGCGGACGAATTGGTTCTTCTTGATTTTTGGCCAAGCATGTTCGGGATGAGGACGAAGATGGCTTTGGCTGAGAAAGGAGTGAGTTATGAGTACATCGAGACAGATCCATGGACTAAGACTCCTTTACTCATCGAGATGAATCCAATTCATAAGAAGATTCCGGTTCTCATCCACAAAGGTAAACCGATCTGTGAATCTCTAATCCAGCTCGAGTACATCGACGAGGTTTGGTCCGATACATACCCAATACTCCCCTCTGATCCTTACCAGAAAGCTCAAGCAAGGTTCTGGGCAGATTTCATCGACAAAAAG CTTTACGACCCAGCATGGAAAATATGGGGAACAAAGGGAGAAGATCAAGTTGCAGCCAAGAAAGAACTGATTGAACATTTCAAGACACTTGAAACAGAGCTTGGAGACAAAACTTACTACGGTGGGGAAGTGTTTGGGTTCCTAGACATCGCGTTGATGGGTTATTACAGCTGGTTCAAAGCTATGGAGAAGTTTGGTGAGTTTAGTTTCGAAACAGAGTTCCCAAAGCTGACTGAGTGGACCAAGAGGTGTTTAGAAAGAGAGAGCGTGGTTAAGGCATTAGCTGATTCTGACAAGATTATTGAGTATGCTTATGCCCTCAGGAAGAAGTTTGGAGCCGAGTAG
- the LOC130498772 gene encoding uncharacterized protein LOC130498772, producing MSVAMDRALMALTLEEEEEPFIMPDLPEFTSVEENRLSLMGRILNPDYQRMPGLIITMPRKWGKEGKVRGVALSQERFQFIFQTEHDLLDVLEKGVHTYKEWVIVLERWVENPPDDYLQFIPLWVRISNIPVNYYTTGALTTLGDMVGKVIVVAFDPTKAITQDFVRVQVRFNVAHPLRMARVLNVKGKEVTIHFNYERVQKRCHECQCLNHEKPKCPLMIKKRQDEAQARRQKVMERLPIDVGKLNLEDPLYGVLEETQMGIDPGSGRPKIAKEVLDEMRRYMMADTGEDRAIKVDKLRTTVREAEADPVAQRSVLRLETVPIITRDLNKGKGPVFEYGDKVQKRVEFDLNVNPNKLMAGAFKAFNSYSVTSAPLLLLGSEASDESSVASEQRTPSVSSTVFRAGSLEPGISGTIRRRFAPRRRPPKGVRKANAAISKIKNQEDLEDRREGKQEIGSRKRKKVEQEDGGRSTMKAQCLKAVPNEGQPNPQ from the coding sequence ATGTCTGTGGCTATGGATAGAGCTTTAATGGCTCTAACactggaggaggaagaagaaccGTTTATCATGCCAGATCTACCAGAGTTTACTTCGGTGGAAGAAAATCGTCTGAGTCTTATGGGAAGAATCTTAAACCCGGATTACCAGCGTATGCCGGGTCTCATCATAACGATGCCTCGCAAGTGGGGAAAAGAGGGGAAAGTCAGAGGAGTAGCTCTTTCTCAGGAGAGATTTCAGTTCATCTTCCAGACAGAACATGACCTGTTAGATGTTTTGGAGAAAGGAGTTCACACGTATAAGGAATGGGTCATTGTACTGGAGCGATGGGTGGAAAACCCTCCTGACGACTATCTGCAGTTCATTCCATTGTGGGTGAGGATAAGCAATATTCCAGTAAACTACTACACTACTGGAGCATTGACGACGCTGGGAGATATGGTGGGGAAAGTCATTGTCGTGGCTTTTGATCCTACAAAGGCCATTACTCAGGACTTTGTTAGAGTTCAGGTTCGATTCAACGTTGCGCATCCGCTGAGAATGGCTAGAGTCCTGAACGTCAAAGGGAAAGAAGTAACCATTCACTTCAATTATGAAAGAGTGCAAAAGAGGTGCCATGAATGTCAATGCTTGAATCATGAGAAGCCCAAGTGTCCCCTGATGATAAAGAAGCGACAGGATGAGGCTCAAGCAAGAAGACAGAAGGTGATGGAGAGATTACCAATTGATGTTGGGAAGCTGAACCTAGAGGATCCTCTGTATGGGGTTTTGGAAGAGACACAAATGGGGATAGATCCAGGTTCCGGAAGGCCCAAGATAGCCAAAGAAGTCCTTGATGAGATGCGAAGGTACATGATGGCAGATACTGGTGAAGATAGAGCCATCAAAGTGGACAAACTCAGGACTACGGTCAGGGAGGCAGAGGCAGATCCAGTTGCTCAAAGGTCTGTCCTTCGTCTGGAGACAGTGCCGATAATTACTCGTGATCTCAACAAGGGTAAAGGGCCGGTTTTTGAGTATGGGGACAAAGTTCAGAAGAGAGTGGAGTTTGATTTGAATGTCAACCCAAATAAACTTATGGCTGGAGCTTTCAAGGCTTTCAACTCTTACAGTGTAACCAGTgcacctcttcttcttctcggcTCGGAGGCATCGGATGAAAGCAGCGTTGCAAGTGAGCAGCGAACCCCTTCTGTAAGTTCAACGGTTTTCCGGGCAGGCTCTTTGGAACCTGGAATTTCCGGAACGATCAGAAGAAGGTTTGCTCCTCGTAGACGTCCTCCCAAAGGAGTGAGAAAAGCAAATGCTGCGATCTCCAAGATCAAGAACCAAGAGGACCTTGAAGACAGGAGGGAAGGGAAGCAAGAGATTGGAAGTAGGAAGAGAAAGAAAGTAGAGCAGGAAGATGGAGGCAGGTCAACAATGAAGGCTCAGTGCCTTAAGGCAGTCCCGAATGAGGGACAGCCCAATCCCCAATGA